In Chlorocebus sabaeus isolate Y175 chromosome 5, mChlSab1.0.hap1, whole genome shotgun sequence, one genomic interval encodes:
- the NHERF2 gene encoding Na(+)/H(+) exchange regulatory cofactor NHE-RF2 isoform X2 has product MARSGSATPPARAPGAPPRSPPQGLVQDVSGPLRELRPRLCHLRKGPQGYGFNLHSDKSRPGQYIRSVDLGSPAARSGLRAQDRLIEVNGQNVEGLRHAEVVASIKAREDEARLLVVDPETDEHFKRLRVTPTEEHVEGPLPSPVTNGTSPVQLNGGSACSSRSDLPGSDKDTEDGSAWKRDPFQESGLHLSPTAAEAKEKARATRVNKRAPQMDWNRKREIFSNF; this is encoded by the exons ATGGCGCGCTCCGGGAGTGCCACACCACCTGCCCGGGCTCCAGGAGCCCCTCCACGGAGCCCACCCCAGGGGCTGGTACAG GATGTCAGTGGGCCCCTGAGGGAGCTGCGCCCTCGGCTCTGCCACCTGCGAAAGGGACCTCAGGGCTACGGGTTCAACCTGCATAGTGATAAGTCCCGGCCCGGCCAGTACATCCGCTCGGTGGACCTGGGCTCACCTGCCGCCCGCTCTGGCCTCCGCGCCCAGGACCGGCTTATTGAG GTGAACGGGCAGAATGTGGAGGGGCTGCGCCACGCTGAGGTGGTGGCCAGCATCAAGGCACGGGAGGATGAGGCCCGGCTGCTGGTGGTGGACCCCGAGACAGATGAGCACTTCAAGCGGCTTCGGGTCACACCCACCGAGGAGCACGTGGAAG GTCCTCTGCCATCACCCGTGACCAACGGAACCAGCCCTGTCCAG CTCAATGGTGGCTCTGCGTGCTCGTCCCGAAGTGACCTTCCTGGTTCTGACAAGGACACTGAG GATGGCAGTGCCTGGAAGCGAGACCCCTTCCAGGAGAGCGGCCTCCACCTGAGCCCCACGGCGGCCGAGGCCAAGGAGAAGGCTCGAGCCACGCGAGTCAACAAGCGCGCGCCGCAGATGGACTGGAACAGGAAGCGCGAAATCTTCAGCAACTTCTGA